Proteins co-encoded in one Ancylomarina subtilis genomic window:
- a CDS encoding HYC_CC_PP family protein, whose product MLKKITHTLLTLVIFVLTTGMTFSAHYCGGNVKDVSFLSVTQSCCENPEGCCHDEAYTIKIENDFSISSYSFDFTQFEIVLPILIELIKVEDPIKAKVYSLRNTIPPPKIQTILSSLQTYLL is encoded by the coding sequence ATGTTAAAAAAAATCACACATACATTATTAACCTTAGTAATATTTGTTCTTACAACAGGTATGACTTTTTCCGCACATTATTGTGGAGGTAATGTAAAAGATGTGTCTTTTTTATCAGTAACTCAATCTTGTTGTGAAAATCCTGAAGGATGTTGCCATGACGAGGCTTATACGATTAAAATTGAAAATGATTTTTCAATTTCATCATATTCCTTTGATTTTACTCAATTTGAAATTGTATTGCCAATTTTAATTGAGCTAATTAAGGTAGAAGATCCAATTAAGGCTAAAGTGTATTCTTTGAGAAACACTATTCCGCCACCCAAAATTCAAACCATACTTTCAAGTTTGCAGACTTATTTACTGTGA
- a CDS encoding efflux RND transporter permease subunit, whose amino-acid sequence MLNKFIRFFLENKLVTFLVLTIFISWGIVTSPFGWDTGILPNDPVPVDAIPDIGENQQIVYTEWPGRSPQDIEDQISYPLTTSLLGIPGVKTIRSNSIFGLSSIYIIFDEEVEFYWSRTRILEKLNSLQSGTLPDDVAPALGPDATALGQIYWYTLEGRDKDGNPAGGWDPHELRSLQDFQIRYALTSASGVAEVASIGGFVKEYQIDIDPHAMRAHGVNVAQIMAAVKNSNLDVGARTLEFNRVEYLVRALGYIKNLEDLEKSVVTVRNNVPIRLKDVAKINFGPATRRGGLDKGGAEAVGGVVVARYGANPLEAIDNLKAKIAEITHGLPSKTLEDGTVSKVTIVPFYDRTGLIKETLGTLEEAISLELLISILVVIVLVMNLRASFLISSLLPLGVLITFITMRQFGVDANIVALSGIAIAIGVMVDVGIVFTENIIRHIDMPKNLGAKGKQLLNVVYEGTVEVAGAVITALTTTIVSFLPVFAMEAAEGKLFRPLAFTKTFTMLAALLIGLIIIPTLAHLIFSIRVDKNKYKKIWSIFLIAAGLLIAVFSGFYIAIVISAYGLNSLMTDRWNESKKYLVNVINIAITIVVIVFFLTKAWMPMGAQYSMFANFMFVILIVALILGLMSSFVYFYSRILTWCLSNKWKFLSLPILIVLFGVTSWQGFDKMFGFAPNFVKEMALYQNLDKKLPGIGKEFMPSLDEGSFLLMPTTMPHSGIAENLEVIRILDKKLNNIPEVESAVGKWGRVNSALDPAPTSMYENVINYKSEYILNEDGHKMRFNVDRDGAFILKDGSVYNPKEEGFRLIAKENLVIDKNGEYFRQWRDKIKSPNDIWDEIINKATIPGLTSAPKLQPIQTRLVMLQTGMRAPMGIKVFGPDLESIEKVGFELEKLLKQVEGVNGMSVFADRVVGKPYLEMEIDRDAIARYGLSIKNMQAVISSAIGGMKLTSTVEGRERFPVRLRYAREYRDNPEALKKILIPTPTGVQIPLGDLVVFHYVRGPQMIKSENTFLVGYVIFDKKAGFAEIDVVENAQKYLNEKLESGEFMLPAGVSYVFTGNYENQIRATKRLMIVVPVSLMIIFLILYFQFRSVVSTSLIFSGIIVALSGGFIMLWLYGQTWFLDFSLGGMNFRDLFQVQTINLSVAVWVGFIALFGVATDDGVLISTYIKQLQERKSAQSVKEVRELIIDAGSKRVRPAIMTTATTIIALLPVLTSTGKGSDIMIPMAIPLFGGMTIEVLTMLVVPVLYSMWQERGIKKQDSINQE is encoded by the coding sequence ATGCTGAATAAATTCATCCGTTTTTTCCTCGAGAATAAACTGGTTACATTTCTGGTACTTACTATTTTTATTTCTTGGGGTATTGTAACATCTCCGTTCGGGTGGGATACAGGTATTTTACCTAATGATCCTGTTCCTGTTGATGCCATTCCTGATATTGGAGAGAATCAACAAATAGTATATACCGAATGGCCAGGTCGTTCGCCTCAGGATATCGAGGATCAGATATCTTACCCATTAACAACTTCACTACTGGGAATACCTGGTGTGAAAACCATTAGAAGTAATTCCATTTTTGGTTTATCAAGTATCTATATCATATTTGATGAGGAAGTGGAATTCTATTGGAGTCGAACCCGAATTTTAGAAAAACTAAACTCGCTTCAATCAGGTACTTTGCCTGATGATGTTGCTCCAGCTTTAGGTCCTGATGCCACGGCTTTGGGTCAAATTTACTGGTATACACTTGAAGGTCGAGATAAAGACGGAAATCCAGCAGGCGGCTGGGACCCTCATGAATTGAGAAGTCTTCAGGATTTTCAAATTCGTTATGCTTTAACATCAGCCTCAGGCGTCGCTGAAGTCGCATCGATTGGGGGGTTTGTAAAGGAATATCAAATTGATATTGATCCACATGCCATGAGAGCACATGGTGTGAATGTGGCTCAGATAATGGCTGCTGTAAAGAACAGTAACCTTGATGTTGGTGCTCGTACCCTTGAGTTCAATCGCGTTGAATATTTGGTGAGAGCCTTGGGGTATATAAAAAATCTTGAAGATCTTGAGAAGTCAGTTGTTACAGTTCGTAATAATGTACCGATACGATTGAAGGATGTTGCCAAAATCAATTTTGGTCCGGCAACTCGTCGTGGTGGTCTGGATAAGGGTGGAGCAGAAGCCGTTGGTGGTGTTGTTGTGGCACGTTATGGAGCCAATCCTTTGGAGGCGATTGATAATTTAAAAGCAAAAATTGCTGAGATTACACATGGTTTACCATCTAAAACATTAGAAGATGGAACGGTTTCGAAAGTAACCATCGTACCTTTCTACGATCGTACTGGTCTAATTAAAGAAACGCTTGGAACCCTTGAAGAAGCCATATCGCTGGAACTTTTAATCAGTATTCTGGTTGTGATCGTTTTGGTTATGAATCTTCGAGCTTCATTTTTGATCTCTTCTTTATTACCACTTGGGGTTTTAATCACCTTTATTACCATGCGTCAGTTTGGTGTTGATGCCAATATTGTGGCTCTTTCGGGTATTGCCATTGCAATTGGTGTGATGGTGGATGTGGGGATTGTCTTTACCGAAAATATCATTAGGCATATTGATATGCCAAAGAATCTAGGAGCCAAGGGCAAGCAATTGCTGAATGTGGTGTACGAAGGTACAGTTGAGGTTGCAGGTGCTGTGATTACGGCTCTTACAACGACTATCGTCAGTTTTCTACCTGTGTTTGCTATGGAAGCAGCCGAAGGAAAACTCTTCAGACCCCTTGCCTTTACAAAGACTTTTACCATGCTTGCAGCCCTTTTGATTGGACTTATTATTATTCCAACTCTGGCTCATTTAATTTTTTCAATACGAGTAGATAAAAATAAGTATAAGAAAATCTGGAGTATCTTTTTGATTGCAGCAGGTCTGCTTATTGCAGTTTTTTCAGGTTTTTATATTGCCATTGTGATTTCTGCCTATGGATTAAATAGTTTAATGACTGATAGATGGAATGAGAGTAAAAAATATTTAGTAAATGTTATCAATATTGCCATTACAATTGTGGTGATTGTGTTCTTCCTGACTAAGGCTTGGATGCCAATGGGTGCGCAATACAGTATGTTTGCTAATTTCATGTTCGTTATCCTGATTGTTGCTTTGATTTTAGGATTGATGTCAAGCTTTGTATATTTCTACTCAAGAATTTTAACTTGGTGTTTAAGTAACAAATGGAAGTTCTTGAGTCTGCCAATCTTAATAGTTCTATTCGGTGTAACTAGCTGGCAAGGTTTTGATAAGATGTTTGGTTTTGCACCAAATTTTGTGAAAGAAATGGCCCTTTATCAGAACTTGGATAAAAAATTACCAGGTATTGGAAAAGAATTTATGCCATCATTGGATGAGGGGTCTTTCTTACTGATGCCTACAACCATGCCTCACTCGGGTATAGCAGAAAACCTTGAGGTTATTCGCATCCTTGATAAAAAACTGAATAACATACCAGAAGTAGAATCTGCAGTGGGAAAATGGGGACGTGTGAATTCTGCACTCGATCCTGCCCCAACCTCTATGTACGAGAATGTGATTAATTACAAATCAGAATACATTCTAAACGAGGATGGGCATAAAATGCGTTTTAATGTAGATCGTGATGGCGCTTTTATTTTAAAAGATGGATCGGTTTATAATCCCAAGGAAGAAGGATTCCGTTTGATTGCAAAGGAAAACTTAGTGATTGACAAAAACGGTGAATATTTCCGTCAGTGGAGAGATAAAATCAAATCACCTAATGACATTTGGGATGAGATTATCAATAAGGCTACGATACCTGGTTTGACCTCAGCTCCCAAGTTGCAGCCTATTCAAACTCGATTGGTGATGTTACAGACTGGGATGCGTGCGCCAATGGGAATTAAAGTTTTTGGACCTGATTTGGAGAGTATTGAAAAAGTTGGCTTCGAATTAGAGAAACTGCTTAAACAAGTGGAAGGTGTAAATGGCATGTCTGTTTTTGCAGATAGAGTGGTTGGGAAACCTTATCTGGAAATGGAGATTGACCGGGATGCCATTGCTCGTTATGGTTTATCCATAAAGAATATGCAAGCGGTTATCAGTTCTGCCATTGGTGGTATGAAATTGACCTCAACAGTTGAAGGGCGTGAACGTTTTCCTGTGAGATTGAGATATGCACGTGAATACCGTGATAACCCAGAAGCTTTAAAGAAGATTTTGATTCCAACACCAACAGGTGTTCAGATTCCTTTGGGAGATTTAGTTGTATTCCATTATGTTCGTGGGCCTCAAATGATCAAATCAGAGAACACTTTTCTTGTTGGTTATGTGATTTTCGACAAAAAAGCAGGCTTTGCTGAAATCGATGTGGTAGAGAATGCTCAGAAATATCTTAATGAAAAACTAGAATCTGGTGAATTTATGTTGCCAGCAGGTGTCTCTTATGTCTTTACAGGTAATTATGAGAATCAGATTAGAGCGACCAAGCGTTTAATGATTGTGGTTCCTGTATCACTAATGATTATTTTCTTGATTCTCTATTTCCAGTTCCGATCGGTTGTTTCGACCTCGTTGATATTTTCTGGAATTATCGTTGCGCTTTCAGGAGGATTTATCATGCTTTGGCTTTACGGTCAGACATGGTTCTTAGATTTTTCTTTGGGAGGAATGAATTTTCGGGACTTGTTTCAAGTTCAGACCATTAATCTGAGTGTCGCCGTTTGGGTTGGTTTTATCGCTCTCTTTGGTGTAGCGACTGACGATGGGGTTTTGATTAGTACTTATATCAAGCAATTGCAAGAAAGGAAGTCTGCACAATCGGTAAAGGAAGTTCGGGAATTGATTATCGACGCAGGTTCAAAAAGAGTTCGCCCAGCTATTATGACGACGGCTACGACCATCATTGCACTTTTACCTGTACTTACTTCAACAGGAAAAGGTTCCGATATCATGATTCCGATGGCAATTCCACTATTTGGAGGTATGACCATTGAGGTATTAACCATGTTAGTAGTTCCTGTACTTTATAGCATGTGGCAGGAAAGAGGTATAAAGAAGCAAGATTCCATAAATCAAGAATAA
- a CDS encoding helix-turn-helix domain-containing protein, producing the protein MEQCKINIKNMVCPRCIMAVKTVFEKLNLHYIDVELGSVKLNYALNEEQILKLQMALEEIGFELLSDKKTQLIEQIKNEIIKIVHYQDQPEKIGHLTEHLPKMIGHNYASLSKLFSEIEGHTIEKYLILQKIEKAKELLLYQELNISEIAYQLNYSSSQHFSRQFKSITGLTPSEFSKNKNIGRSPINEI; encoded by the coding sequence ATGGAACAATGTAAAATCAACATTAAAAATATGGTGTGTCCTAGATGCATCATGGCAGTTAAGACGGTTTTTGAGAAATTAAACCTGCATTATATTGATGTGGAATTAGGTTCTGTTAAATTGAACTACGCTTTAAACGAAGAACAAATCTTAAAGCTTCAAATGGCATTAGAGGAGATAGGATTTGAGCTTTTGAGTGATAAAAAAACACAATTGATAGAACAGATCAAAAATGAAATTATAAAAATTGTTCACTATCAAGATCAACCTGAAAAAATTGGACATTTAACTGAGCATCTTCCTAAAATGATAGGGCATAATTATGCCTCTTTAAGCAAGCTGTTTTCAGAGATTGAAGGACATACAATCGAAAAATATTTGATTCTCCAGAAGATAGAAAAAGCAAAAGAATTACTTCTATATCAAGAGTTAAATATAAGTGAGATTGCATATCAGTTAAATTACAGTTCAAGTCAGCATTTTTCTAGACAGTTTAAATCTATAACTGGATTAACACCAAGCGAGTTTAGTAAAAATAAGAATATTGGACGAAGCCCAATTAATGAAATTTAA
- a CDS encoding winged helix-turn-helix transcriptional regulator, whose amino-acid sequence MKAKLKYFIEVKGEYYNCPIELTLSMISGKWKGIILWHLIGNDTLRFNELEKAIPSISQRMLTKELREMEKHGFIYRKVYPQVPPKVEYSLSDLGRSVIPIIKSLSEWGSNYAQNCGKIYIKE is encoded by the coding sequence ATGAAGGCTAAACTGAAATATTTTATTGAAGTAAAGGGTGAGTACTACAATTGCCCAATTGAGTTAACCTTATCTATGATTTCTGGAAAATGGAAAGGGATTATTTTATGGCATTTAATTGGAAATGATACTTTGCGCTTTAACGAATTAGAAAAAGCTATTCCGAGCATCTCCCAACGTATGCTTACTAAAGAATTAAGAGAAATGGAAAAACACGGGTTTATTTATCGGAAAGTATATCCCCAAGTTCCACCAAAAGTGGAGTATTCGCTTAGTGATTTAGGAAGATCTGTAATCCCAATTATAAAATCGCTAAGTGAATGGGGTAGTAATTATGCTCAAAATTGTGGGAAGATATATATCAAAGAATAA